A genomic segment from Oncorhynchus clarkii lewisi isolate Uvic-CL-2024 chromosome 14, UVic_Ocla_1.0, whole genome shotgun sequence encodes:
- the LOC139366521 gene encoding rho-related GTP-binding protein RhoG-like — MQNVKCVVVGDGAVGKTCLLISYTTNAFPEEYIPTVFDNYSAQMTVDGRIISLNLWDTAGQEEYDRLRTLSYPQSNVFVICFSIGSPSSHANVRHKWHPEVSHHCPSVPILLVGTKRDLRSDGETVKKLKEQGLAPTTQQQGNSMAKQIGAVKYMECSALTQEGVREVFSEAVRAVLYPVTKKNAKKCVLL, encoded by the exons atgCAGAACGTAAAGTGTGTAGTGGTGGGGGACGGTGCCGTGGGTAAAACATGCCTCCTCATCTCCTACACCACCAACGCTTTCCCTGAGGAGTACATCCCCACCGTGTTCGACAACTACAGcgcccag ATGACGGTTGATGGCCGCATCATCAGCCTCAACCTGTGGGACACAGCCGGACAAGAGGAGTACGACCGCCTCCGCACTCTGTCCTACCCCCAATCCAACGTCTTCGTCATCTGTTTCTCCATCGGGAGTCCTTCCTCCCACGCCAACGTCCGCCACAAGTGGCACCCGGAGGTGTCTCACCACTGCCCCAGCGTGCCCATCCTCCTAGTGGGGACCAAGAGGGACCTGAGGAGTGATGGGGAGACGGTGAAGAAGCTGAAGGAGCAGGGTTTAGCTCCCACCACACAGCAGCAGGGGAACAGCATGGCTAAGCAGATAGGAGCGGTGAAGTACATGGAGTGTTCTGCTCTGACGCAGGAAGGGGTCAGGGAAGTGTTCAGCGAGGCAGTACGGGCCGTGTTGTATCCCGTTACCAAAAAGAATGCCAAGAAGTGTGTACTGTTGTAA